TTAGGCTTTTAGAACCTTATCCTTTCTGGCGCTTATTTCAATCGGCCGTTGCGTTCTTCTTTGCGAAGCTGCGCATCAAACACAAAAGTGCCAAAGGGGAGAAAAGCGGCTATAAAAGCTAATGCTACTTTCTTCAGGGGCCAGTCGCGTTCACGATACATCATTAATACTGCTATTACAAAGGCTACGAACAATAACCCGTGTACCCAACCAACATACTTTACGGCTTCTGGTTGATCGGCCAGGTATTTTAGCGGCATGGCTATTCCTAACAAAACCAGTAGTGATAGGCCTTCAGCCATTCCAATAAAGCGCAAGCGACCCATAGGGCTTTCCAGCATCTTTTTCATAGACACGTTTTACTTTGGACCGCAAACCTACTACATTAACCGGCTGTCAACTGGTTTTTAACATAGGTTTCCAGCTAGCAGCGAAACAGAAGCCTAACTAGTCATTAGTCATTGGTTGGCATACAAAAGCCGAAGACTAAGCTACTTATTAAAGATTATCGCCATCTTAGGCTTGGCCCTTTTTCGGGTTTTGTTCGATATTGCTTCGATTCTTCTTCGATATTCCTTCGATATTGCTTCGATACATAGAATCGAACAACTATCGAATCAAATACGAAGAAAATGTGTTGTATTTTGCCGCTTGTCCCTTTTTTCTTGACCATTCCCTCCACTTCTTCATTCCTAATTTTTTGTTCAATATTCTTCATAATCCTGTTCATCCATTTTAAATCCTACGAATTCTTGGTCCTCCTTTTCTCCTTTCCCTCTTTTCATCTCTTAGCGCACCTCCGTGCCTTTCCTTAACTCTGTTCCTCCTACTCCGCGTCAATCGGCGTCATCTGCGGGATACCCGTGCGTGGGGGCTCCCCTTGCGGGGGCGGGTGCGTCTTTGTCAGCAGCCTGCTTTCACACTACCAAAAAAAACGCAATATTTATTTTGACTTTATTTATGCACAGGCCTTTTCCATATCGGTTAAACAATTCAAATTTGCTACCCCTCCAACCAAAACGTGCATAACTGCCCGAAAACTGTGGATAACTGCTGTATCGTTTGTGCGTTTATGGTACTAGGGATTTGATCCGGGTCATACTAATTTAGAGGACAGGTGTTGGTACACTTACTGCATCGTCCTATGAAATGCGCAGTATTAACCCTCATAGGAAAAACTTATGGACTTAACGAATCTGAACCGCGATAGAAAGAAAAGGAAGGCGCCCATGGATTTGAGCACGATGGTGTACGGTAAAGTACCCCCTCAGGCCAAAGAACTTGAAGATGCTGTACTAGGTGCTGTGATGCTGGAGAAAGGAGCATTTGATACGGTAGTGGAAATCTTGAAACCCGAATGCTTCTATGTAGACGCTAACCAGCGCATCTTCAAAGCCATGAAGAGCCTGGCCAATAAGAGCCAACCCATTGATATCCTGACGGTTGTGGAAGAACTGCGCATGTTGGAGGAGTTGGAAGCGGTGGGCGGCCCGTACTATGTAACCAAGCTGACCAACTCGGTGGTGTCGGCGGCTAACATTGAAGCACACTCCCGTATCATCCTGCAAAAGTTTATTCAGCGCGAGTTGATCCGCATCTCTGGAGAGATCATCAATGATGCGTATGAAGAGAGCGCTGACGTATTTGACCTGCTGGATCAGGCCGAGAGCAAGATGTATGAAGTTACCAGCAAGCACTTAAAGAGTTCCTACCAATCAATAGACTCGGTGTTGGTGCAAACCATTCAGCGTATTGAAGAAATGCGCCACCGCAATGAAGATATAACGGGCGTGCCGAGTGGCTTCCCTAGCTTGGATAAAGTAACCTATGGATGGCAGAATACTGACTTGGTCATCTTGGCTGCCCGTCCTGCCGTGGGTAAGACCGCCTTTGCCTTGAACCTGGCACGTAATGCTGCCCTGGATCCGCGCAAGCAAACACCGGTAGCCGTGTTCTCCCTAGAGATGGGGGCCGCTCAGCTGGTTGGTCGTATCCTTGCTGCCGAGAGCGAAATTCACCTCGAAAAGATCTCGCGTGGTAAGATGGAAGAACATGAAATGAAGCAGTTGTATGCCAAAGGTATACAGAAGCTGGCGCAGGCACCCATATTCATTGATGATACCGCTTCTTTGAACATATTTGAATTGCGCGCCAAGTGCCGCCGTTTGAAGAACATCAACAATATTGGTATGATCATCATCGATTATCTGCAGCTAATGAGTGGTACCGGTGGTTCCGGAAACCGTGAGCAAGAGATCTCTACCATCTCCCGTTCACTGAAACACTTGGCAAAAGAATTACAGGTGCCGATCATTGCCCTGTCTCAGTTAAGCCGGGAAGTAGAAAAACGTAAGGATGGTAACAAGATGCCGCAGTTGAGTGACCTTCGTGAATCGGGTGCCATTGAACAAGATGCCGACATGGTGTGCTTTATCTACCGTCCGGAATACTACGATGTAACGCAAAACGAAATGGGGGAGAGCAACCGTGGTGAAACCCATCTTCGTATAGCCAAGCACCGTAATGGTTCGTTGGAAACGATTGTATTGAGAGCCCGCTTGGAAATCCAGCGTTTCTTTGATGATAATGGTGGTGATGGAATGGGTAACGGCAATTTGCCTACCAACTGGAAGCCGGTTTCTGATTCTGACGGAGGTGGCGGTGCGCGCATGTTCATCCAAACCAGCAGTAAGATGAACGACTTTGGTGATGATGAAGATCCGTTCTAATACTAAGAGATTAAAGGTGGTGAAAGAAATAAAGAGGAGGCTTAGGCCTCCTTTTGTTTTGAGATGATTTCTTAGTTACCTTTTCGTTTTCACAAACCTTAAATTGAATCTTGGGACTTTAAAACATTCAATGCTTAATTGTTAAGTATTCAAAAAGATGGATTTAGATAAAAAATATGAATTCAAACAAAAGTTACATGCTAAGATAGTAGAGCAATTTCTTGGCAACCCCAAACACTTTTCAGATGTGTTATGGTATAATCATGAAACGTTTGCTTTGCACAGTCTTATGCAAGGCAACTTGGCTGAAGCAAAACAGCATTTCTATACATGTGGTAAATTAGATGAATACCGAATAAGGAGTTTTAATGATCGCATTTTTGATTATGGCATTAATCATGTTTGTTATGCACTTTTAAGTGACGCACATAATTTCTTAAAACAATATGCCCTGTTACGATATGAAAAAGGCAAAAATGCAGAAGCTGGAATGAATGAAATGATAACTCAAGGCTTTTCTACAATTATCTGCAATACCATTCAGTTATTCATATTGAACGATATTAAAGGAATTGAAAGGAACCTTAATATTATTGAAGAATTTACAGTTAAAAGAGACCCTTTTTTAGCACTTGATCTTCGCTTTTTTCAGGCATTACACGAAAGTAATTCACAGAAAATGTCAGAAACTATAGAGGAACTTGTTTCACCTTCTGTTCATAAAAAAAGAAATACAGACTCTGTTTTAAGTAATTGCATATCGATTCCTGCTATAGGTTATTTAAAACTTGCTTGGTTGAAAGGAAGTGAAATAATTCCACAGAGTTCTCTTTTGCCCAAAGAGTTATTGCCTGTAGACCCATTGCCTGTTTATAAGGATATTTATCCTTTTCTCTAATTCAAATAACTTGCTTGCACAAATGCCGTGTCCCTTTCAAATCACGATAGCTAGACTGAGGAGACTCGGCTGGAACCTAAGGACTAAAAGTAGATTGGGGTAACTATCATTGATAAAAAGAAAAAGGATGCTCAACTGAGCATCCTTTTTAGCTAGTAAAGCAACTAAACATTCAGTTGCTGCTACTCCATCATTAGTAGCGCAAAAGCATCAGGATATCTTCCTTATTTCTTTCACTAATAATCGGTATCTCTTCTTCTTTTACATGAGAAGTGATCCACGCCTCAATATTTTCTAGTGCAGAGCTGGATTCTTCAATAGTAGTGGCAAGTTTGCTCATTACAAGATCCATAACATACAATGCAGCAGATTCCTTAATCGTTAAAAGCATGTTTTATATTTTGATAGGTGATTTATAAGGTTAGATTTTCCAGGTACTTGTAGCCAGTTCCCGTATTAAGTAGCAAAATATTTTCTGCACCTGTGAGGATGTTTTTTTGTTGTAGGTCTTTCAAGGCAGCAAATAGGGCCGCGCCCTCTGGAGCAAGCAGTAAGCCTTCTGTTTTGGCAAGCGTTTTCCAGCTATCTACAATAGCTTGTTCTGTAACTGAAACAACAGTGCCGTTTGATTCTTGCAACACGTTTAACATTAACCGCTCCGCAAAGGGATTCGGTACTGCTAGTCCATTTGCTATAGTAGGTTGTCCTTTATATTGGGAAGCATCTTTTTGCAGCCCCATATAGGTAAGCGCTAAAGGGTTACAATTGGCAGCTTGAACAGCAATCATTTTGGGTAGTTTTCTAGTAAGCCAACCCATGGATTGCATTTCCTTAAAAGCTTTCCAAATGCCTATAAGCCCTGTACCACCACCTGCAGGATACAGGATCACATCTGGTAGCTCCCAGTTAAGTTGTTCTGCTATTTCATATCCCATTGTTTTTTTCCCTTCCAACCGATAGGGCTCTTTCATCGTGGAAATGTCAAAGCAGTTCCTTTGTGTTTTTAGTTGAGCCACTTTTTTAGCACAATCGCTGATCAGGCCATTCACCAAAATCACTTCGGCACCATACATCATACACTCCATTTGAAATGTAGATGGCGTATGCGCTGGCATTACTACAATGGCTTCAATACCTGCTTTTGCGCAGTAGGCGCTCAATGCCCCACCCGCATTTCCTGCAGTGGGAATAATACAACACTCAATGCCGTTACTTTTTGCTTTGGTAACAGCCATGCTTAAGCCCCTGGCTTTGAAGGAGCCGGTAGGGTTCATTGATTCATCCTTTAGTAGCAATTGGGTAAAACCCAAGCGCTGGGCTGTTTTTTCAAGTGGTAAAATTGGCGTCCATCCTTCACCAAGGCTAATGGCTTCTTCTTCATCCGCCAAGGGTAAAAACTTACGGTAGCGCCACATAGATCGCTCTTTGCTATCAATGTTGCTTTTGCTATATGGTGGTTGAAAGTTATACTGAATGATCAATGGATTATTGCCACACTGTTCGCAATGTGAGAAAGTGGGCAAAGGTTCCTCTGCAACTGGCTTTCCACAACCTGCACAGACGTAGTGATAAGATAACGCAACTTCAACTTCAGAAACAGAATTTATACTATCCATTAGAAGGCTAAGCTATAACCCATTGCAGTAGCTTACCAATAGAGTTTTATTATGCGTTATAACTTTTGGTTATAGTACTGTTGGGCAAAGCGGATAAAGGAGGCATTCAATCCGCTGTTCTCTTCACCACGCCGTTGCGTAAAATAAAATTGTCGGGTAATGGTAAGCTCATCAACAAAAAGTCGAACCAGGTCTCCATACATTAATTCTTTGGCAACCGACTTCATGGGAAGAAAGCCCAGGCAATCATCTGCCAATAAAAAGTTCTTTAGGGCTTCTGTGCCGCCTAAGCGCATGCAAACTTTTAATTGTGACAGTTTTACGTCTTTTGTTTGTAAAGCGGCTTTAATAGCAGCCAGGGTGCCAGAGCCGCGTTCCCGAAGTGCTATGGGCTGATGAAGAATTTCTTCCAGTGTGTATTGTGTTTTTTTTGCCAGGTTACTTTTAGCAGAACAAACAGGAACTACTTCGTCGGTAAGAAAATAGAGACTGCTGGCAATATGCATATTGTCTTTGCCTTCCGTAATAGCTAAATCAATTTCGTTATTGAGCAAGGCTTTCAATACGTTTTCAGAGTTACGGTTTACCAGACTCACTTTTACATCTGGGTGTTGTTTGCGAAAGGCCGATAATACAGGTGGTAAAATGTACAAGGCAACTGTTGTGCTGGCACCTAACTTTAATTCCCCACGGAGATGGTTTTTATGTTGAATGGCATTCAGGTCAAATTCCACTTGCTTGCTGATGGCTTCTGCCGTTAGCAGGTGCTGGTAAAGTATTTTGCCTGCTTCTGTTAATGTAATCGCATTGCCACTGCGATCAAATAACTTGACCCGGTAGTATTCTTCCAAATGACGAATATGTTTGCTTACCGCAGGCTGGCTGATAAACAATACTTCGCTGGCCTTAGTGAAACTTAATTGCTGCGCAACGGTTTTAAATACAAGGTGGTTGAATGCTATCATGGGTATACAAAGCATTTCAAATGTACTATCATTCTTTTGCTCTCCATGCGTATATACGTTTGTTAGTTTCAATAATTAACATCTGTAAAAGTCAAGGTTTATATAACGTAGATGGCTGCATTATGCAACTGGAGGCTTATAGGTTCTTTAGCTAAATGCTTTCCGCGTCTTAGTATTAGCTTTGCTGTTTTATCAATTTCCTGTTTTAGGCTTTATTATGGCATTACCTTATTTCTATGTAACCGATTTGTCGAGCAGTACCCTTACGCTGGAAGAAGATACCTCTAAGCATATCATACAGGTATTGCGTATGCAGCTAAATGAGCAATTGCTGTTAACAGATGGAAAGGGTAAAAAAGCTACTGCAGTTATTATAGACGATAACCGCAAGCGCTGCACGGTAAAGCTAACGGATGTAATACACGAGCCAGAAAAGGCTACAGGTGTTACAATTGGTATTTCATTAGTTAAGAATGCTTCTCGCTTTGAATGGTTCTTAGAGAAGGCTACTGAAATAGGTGTTACAGAAATTATTCCCTTGCTATGCGACCGTACGGAGAAAGAAAAGTTTCGTCACGATCGTTTACAAAGCATTTTGGTGAGCGCTATGTTACAATCGCAGCAATGCTGGTTGCCGGTATTGCATGAGCCAATCAATTTTGGAGAGGTTGTAAAGCAAACAACTACTGCAAACAAATTCATTGCTCATTGCTTACCAAATGAAAAACAGCAATTGGCTTCAACCCTTGCTCACCACTCACCACTCACCACTCAAGCCGCCATCATCTTAATTGGTCCAGAGGGCGACTTTACAGAAAAAGAAATTGCTACTGCTTTACAATTAGGTTTTCAGCCTGTGGCATTAGGCAATACTCGCCTACGTACGGAAACGGCGGGTATGGTAGCGGCTACTTTGTTGTGTCAATTAACATCAGAATAAATAGGAAAATGACCAAAAAAAAGCAGCCCTTAAGGGCTGCTTTTTTTATAATAAGAAGTTCTATTAATGAGCTATATCATCAGTACGTTCCTCAGGCATCTTAGGACTACGCAGCTCTACAGGCTTCACTTTCTTGCGTAGACGCATGTTGAGTAATTCTACAGCAAAAGAGAACGCCATAGCAAAGTACACATAGTTCTTTAGGTGCAGTTCATGCGCTTGATCTGCATTCCAACCTTCCATTAATAGTACTACAGAAACAAGCACTAGGAAGGAAAGCGCCAACATTTTTAGCGTAGGATGCTTATGTATAAAGTCCGAGATCCGCTGACTGAACAAGAACATAATAAACATGGCGATGACTACGGCTGTAATCATCACTGCCAATTGTTTAGCAATACCTACGGCGGTGATCATACTGTCAAATGAGAATACCATATCTACCAGCATGATCTGGAAGATAGCAACTCCAAAAGAAGATGCTTTTTTGGTGGCATCATTTTCAAGTGCTTCTTCGTCGCCTTCCAGCTTGTGGTGAATCTCTTTCACTGTTTTATATAACAGAAACAAACCACCAGCAATCATTACTAGGCTGGAAAGGTCAAAGCCCTTTCCAAAGAATGTAAAGAGAGGCTTACCTTTTTGGCCTACCAGCCAGCTTAAGCAAAACAGTAAAAACACACGCACACCAATACCAGTTACCATCCACCAGCGACGTGCGGCTAATTGCTTGCTGGGGTGCAAGCGTCCCATAATGATGGACACAAAGATCACGTTGTCAATACCCAAAATAACTTCCAGAATGGCTAGGGTAAAAAGGCTGATGACATTATCAGCAGTAAATAAACTTTCCATAATTGAGGGGCAAATGTAACCGCGGATTACAAGACTTGGATAGGATTATTAGGATTTTATTAGAATGGCTGAGGTGGCTAATGAGTGGTATTCGGGCAAGAAGTAAGGTACTAAATGATATTTCCTTACTTCTTACTCAACCTCAAATTGTACTATATTCTTTTCCCCTAATCCTATTTATTCCTATTAGTCTTAGTTCTTGACAAATACTCACAAATGTTCTTTACAATATAAGGGCCTTCGTAAATAAAGCCTGTCCACACTTCTATAAGGTCTGCTCCTGCAGTTAGCTTTTGTGCAGCGTCTTCACCCGTAAAAATGCCACCACTACCTATAATGGGTATAGTGCCACCTGTCTGTTGTCGTAGATATTGAACAACCTGTGTAGAGTGTTGTTGTACAGGTTTGCCGCTTAAGCCGCCTGCACCAATAGCTTGTATGTTAGCAGAAGGTGTTTTTAAACCCTCTCTGCTAATAGTCGTATTTGTAGCTACCAGTCCGTCTAATTTAATTTCTGTAGCCAAAGCCACTACATCATCTAACTGTTCTGTCGTAAGATCTGGTGCTATTTTCAATAAGATGGGTCTTTTGTGCTCAAGCTTTGCATTACGCGCCTGCAGGTTCATCAAAATGCGTTGTAAGGCATCTTTTTCTTGAAGTTCACGCAAACCTGGTGTATTAGGCGAGCTTACATTCACTACAAAGAAATCGACATAGGGGTGCAAAGCATCAAAGCAGATTTCATAGTCTTTCCAGGCATCCTCGTTGGGTGTCACTTTATTCTTTCCAATATTGCCACCTATCAACAATTTGGAATTTGGGTTTTCTTTTCTCCATTTCGCCAGACGTTCTCTGACTATATCAACACCATCGTTATTAAAGCCCATACGGTTAATAAGGGCATTGTCTTCCGGTAAGCGAAACAAGCGCGGCTTGTCATTTCCAGCCTGACCTTTCGGTGTTACTGTTCCAATTTCAACAAAGCCAAAACCTAATGTCTCCAGTTCTGTCAGGTACTTTGCATTTTTATCAAAGCCAGCACCCAGTCCAACAGGATTGGAAAATCTCAATCCAAATAAATTCTTTTCTAAAGAGGCGTCTTGAAATTGGAAGCGGTTAGCCAGTTGCTGCCGTAAAAAGCCGATGTTACAGCTTTCCTGTATGAGGTTCATGGTAACATGATGTGCCTTTTCTGGGGAAAGCGTAAACAACAAGCGCCGTAGTAAACCATAAAGCATGGGGCGAAGATAAGATGGGGCGCTAAAATGTACGCTGTAACCTTTAAGACTGAGCAATAGTCCAAGGCTTATATAAAACCAAAACACATGCAATTCAAGCTGCATTTTACATTGAATAGCTTACTCGCTTTTTTAGCCTTCTTATTTGTATGTCATGAACTGCACGAATTAATCCATACAGCTGTAGCATATTGGCAGTGCGGCTGTTGGGGACAACGAGATTTTAATGCCTGGCAGGTTTGTACTACTTGTTCACCCAATATCAATACTGTTTGGGCAACAGCGTCGGGGCCTATGTTTACTTATTTATTAGTCTGGGTAGGTTGGTGGCTGATGCGGAAAAGAGCCACCTTGGCGCAACAGTCCTTTGGTTTTGCCTTGGTTTGGGCCAATGTTCCCTTTGCTCGATTATTTACTGTATTGATGAAGGGAGGGGATGAAGGTGTGATCACAAGGGCTATTGTGGGACAGTCAAAACTGCCAATTGGCGTTTGGCTGGTAGAAATTGTAGTGATACTATTACTGGTTGTGCCGGTATTTGTAAGAGCTTGGCAGTTATTGGCTGTTCAAAAGCGTTTAGGGGTCTTTATTTCGTTTTTAATTGGCCCTTTGTTAATCGAGTTTATTTCTATGCATAAAATAGGAAATCAACTACTGGCAAAAGGCGTGTTTGCGCAGGAAAGTATATTGGGCTCTCCTCTATTGGTAAATATCTGGAATGGCATGTGGCTGACCTTACTACTCATAATC
This genomic interval from Flavisolibacter tropicus contains the following:
- a CDS encoding threonine synthase, giving the protein MDSINSVSEVEVALSYHYVCAGCGKPVAEEPLPTFSHCEQCGNNPLIIQYNFQPPYSKSNIDSKERSMWRYRKFLPLADEEEAISLGEGWTPILPLEKTAQRLGFTQLLLKDESMNPTGSFKARGLSMAVTKAKSNGIECCIIPTAGNAGGALSAYCAKAGIEAIVVMPAHTPSTFQMECMMYGAEVILVNGLISDCAKKVAQLKTQRNCFDISTMKEPYRLEGKKTMGYEIAEQLNWELPDVILYPAGGGTGLIGIWKAFKEMQSMGWLTRKLPKMIAVQAANCNPLALTYMGLQKDASQYKGQPTIANGLAVPNPFAERLMLNVLQESNGTVVSVTEQAIVDSWKTLAKTEGLLLAPEGAALFAALKDLQQKNILTGAENILLLNTGTGYKYLENLTL
- a CDS encoding DUF3817 domain-containing protein codes for the protein MKKMLESPMGRLRFIGMAEGLSLLVLLGIAMPLKYLADQPEAVKYVGWVHGLLFVAFVIAVLMMYRERDWPLKKVALAFIAAFLPFGTFVFDAQLRKEERNGRLK
- a CDS encoding Imm49 family immunity protein, with product MDLDKKYEFKQKLHAKIVEQFLGNPKHFSDVLWYNHETFALHSLMQGNLAEAKQHFYTCGKLDEYRIRSFNDRIFDYGINHVCYALLSDAHNFLKQYALLRYEKGKNAEAGMNEMITQGFSTIICNTIQLFILNDIKGIERNLNIIEEFTVKRDPFLALDLRFFQALHESNSQKMSETIEELVSPSVHKKRNTDSVLSNCISIPAIGYLKLAWLKGSEIIPQSSLLPKELLPVDPLPVYKDIYPFL
- the dnaB gene encoding replicative DNA helicase; its protein translation is MDLTNLNRDRKKRKAPMDLSTMVYGKVPPQAKELEDAVLGAVMLEKGAFDTVVEILKPECFYVDANQRIFKAMKSLANKSQPIDILTVVEELRMLEELEAVGGPYYVTKLTNSVVSAANIEAHSRIILQKFIQRELIRISGEIINDAYEESADVFDLLDQAESKMYEVTSKHLKSSYQSIDSVLVQTIQRIEEMRHRNEDITGVPSGFPSLDKVTYGWQNTDLVILAARPAVGKTAFALNLARNAALDPRKQTPVAVFSLEMGAAQLVGRILAAESEIHLEKISRGKMEEHEMKQLYAKGIQKLAQAPIFIDDTASLNIFELRAKCRRLKNINNIGMIIIDYLQLMSGTGGSGNREQEISTISRSLKHLAKELQVPIIALSQLSREVEKRKDGNKMPQLSDLRESGAIEQDADMVCFIYRPEYYDVTQNEMGESNRGETHLRIAKHRNGSLETIVLRARLEIQRFFDDNGGDGMGNGNLPTNWKPVSDSDGGGGARMFIQTSSKMNDFGDDEDPF
- a CDS encoding RsmE family RNA methyltransferase, encoding MALPYFYVTDLSSSTLTLEEDTSKHIIQVLRMQLNEQLLLTDGKGKKATAVIIDDNRKRCTVKLTDVIHEPEKATGVTIGISLVKNASRFEWFLEKATEIGVTEIIPLLCDRTEKEKFRHDRLQSILVSAMLQSQQCWLPVLHEPINFGEVVKQTTTANKFIAHCLPNEKQQLASTLAHHSPLTTQAAIILIGPEGDFTEKEIATALQLGFQPVALGNTRLRTETAGMVAATLLCQLTSE
- a CDS encoding LysR family transcriptional regulator, with product MKLTNVYTHGEQKNDSTFEMLCIPMIAFNHLVFKTVAQQLSFTKASEVLFISQPAVSKHIRHLEEYYRVKLFDRSGNAITLTEAGKILYQHLLTAEAISKQVEFDLNAIQHKNHLRGELKLGASTTVALYILPPVLSAFRKQHPDVKVSLVNRNSENVLKALLNNEIDLAITEGKDNMHIASSLYFLTDEVVPVCSAKSNLAKKTQYTLEEILHQPIALRERGSGTLAAIKAALQTKDVKLSQLKVCMRLGGTEALKNFLLADDCLGFLPMKSVAKELMYGDLVRLFVDELTITRQFYFTQRRGEENSGLNASFIRFAQQYYNQKL
- a CDS encoding quinone-dependent dihydroorotate dehydrogenase, translated to MLYGLLRRLLFTLSPEKAHHVTMNLIQESCNIGFLRQQLANRFQFQDASLEKNLFGLRFSNPVGLGAGFDKNAKYLTELETLGFGFVEIGTVTPKGQAGNDKPRLFRLPEDNALINRMGFNNDGVDIVRERLAKWRKENPNSKLLIGGNIGKNKVTPNEDAWKDYEICFDALHPYVDFFVVNVSSPNTPGLRELQEKDALQRILMNLQARNAKLEHKRPILLKIAPDLTTEQLDDVVALATEIKLDGLVATNTTISREGLKTPSANIQAIGAGGLSGKPVQQHSTQVVQYLRQQTGGTIPIIGSGGIFTGEDAAQKLTAGADLIEVWTGFIYEGPYIVKNICEYLSRTKTNRNK
- a CDS encoding TerC family protein: MESLFTADNVISLFTLAILEVILGIDNVIFVSIIMGRLHPSKQLAARRWWMVTGIGVRVFLLFCLSWLVGQKGKPLFTFFGKGFDLSSLVMIAGGLFLLYKTVKEIHHKLEGDEEALENDATKKASSFGVAIFQIMLVDMVFSFDSMITAVGIAKQLAVMITAVVIAMFIMFLFSQRISDFIHKHPTLKMLALSFLVLVSVVLLMEGWNADQAHELHLKNYVYFAMAFSFAVELLNMRLRKKVKPVELRSPKMPEERTDDIAH